In Anseongella ginsenosidimutans, one genomic interval encodes:
- a CDS encoding XRE family transcriptional regulator — MNEHLRMKALRRALNLSQGDLAKAIGRRQGSISDIERGRNSVDGVTHLLKLAFQANPEWLKTGEGDMFLPGGPLTGKAVQAGLSQQSEEGAGSPEEERNREENRTGVPYFSTKLHEGEYGREEGFSLVNEAPEYYIDFMPFNDCTAYLPYYGESMYPRYLHGDIIAVKAVKNPDIILWGEAYLVITDENANSLKTIRLLAEHKDKKKVILRAVNPAFSGDIVIEKRSILSLHLVKGKITVMI; from the coding sequence ATGAACGAACATCTTCGAATGAAAGCCCTTCGCCGCGCACTTAATCTTTCCCAGGGCGATCTGGCAAAGGCAATCGGCCGCCGGCAAGGGTCCATTTCCGATATTGAACGGGGGCGTAATTCGGTGGACGGCGTTACTCATCTGCTGAAGCTTGCCTTCCAGGCTAACCCTGAATGGCTGAAAACCGGGGAAGGGGACATGTTTCTCCCCGGCGGGCCCCTGACGGGGAAGGCAGTTCAGGCCGGCCTCAGCCAGCAGAGCGAGGAAGGAGCGGGGAGCCCTGAAGAAGAAAGAAACCGCGAAGAGAACCGTACCGGAGTCCCTTATTTCAGTACAAAGCTCCATGAGGGAGAATACGGCAGAGAGGAAGGCTTTTCCCTCGTAAATGAAGCTCCGGAGTACTATATTGATTTTATGCCTTTCAATGATTGCACCGCTTACCTCCCTTATTATGGTGAGAGCATGTACCCTAGATACCTTCATGGGGATATTATTGCCGTTAAGGCAGTTAAGAACCCCGATATTATCCTCTGGGGAGAAGCGTATCTGGTAATTACGGACGAGAATGCGAACAGCCTTAAAACGATCCGGCTTCTGGCAGAACATAAGGATAAAAAGAAAGTCATCCTGAGAGCCGTGAACCCTGCCTTCAGCGGGGATATCGTTATTGAAAAAAGATCGATCCTTTCCCTTCACCTGGTGAAAGGAAAAATTACGGTGATGATTTAG
- a CDS encoding SDR family NAD(P)-dependent oxidoreductase: MSDFNLNNKTAIVTGGGSGIGLAISKLFARKGARVYIFEMNAEQAQWTAKEIQAEGGDATAVSCDVSDQEQVKQQVAAILDRQPVDILVNNAGIAHVGNLEGTSEGDFDRIFRVNVKGVYNCMHALIGSMKANGGGVILNMASVAASVGIPDRFAYSMSKGAVLTMTYSVAKDYVRDGIRCNCISPGRVHTPFVDGFLAKNYPGREKEMFEQLAKTQPIGRMASPEEIAALALFLCSAEAGFITGCDYPIDGGFIKLNT, from the coding sequence ATGTCCGATTTCAATTTAAATAACAAAACAGCCATTGTAACGGGAGGAGGCAGCGGGATTGGACTCGCTATCTCCAAATTATTTGCCCGCAAGGGGGCCAGGGTCTATATCTTTGAAATGAATGCAGAGCAGGCACAATGGACGGCAAAAGAAATTCAGGCCGAAGGAGGTGATGCCACCGCGGTTAGCTGCGATGTTTCCGACCAGGAACAGGTGAAGCAGCAGGTGGCGGCTATCCTGGACAGGCAACCGGTGGATATCCTGGTGAATAATGCCGGTATCGCACACGTAGGCAACCTGGAAGGGACTTCCGAAGGTGATTTTGACCGGATTTTCCGGGTGAATGTAAAGGGAGTATACAATTGCATGCATGCATTGATTGGCAGTATGAAGGCGAATGGCGGCGGCGTGATCCTGAATATGGCCTCGGTGGCAGCCTCGGTGGGTATTCCTGACCGGTTTGCCTATTCCATGAGCAAAGGGGCCGTCCTGACCATGACGTATTCGGTAGCAAAAGATTATGTTCGCGATGGCATCCGCTGCAATTGTATTTCCCCGGGGCGGGTACACACTCCCTTCGTGGACGGTTTTTTGGCAAAGAATTACCCGGGCAGGGAGAAGGAAATGTTTGAGCAGCTGGCGAAGACCCAGCCCATCGGACGCATGGCGAGCCCGGAAGAAATAGCTGCGCTTGCCTTGTTCCTGTGTTCTGCCGAGGCAGGTTTCATTACCGGCTGCGATTATCCCATTGACGGTGGATTTATAAAACTGAATACTTAA
- a CDS encoding BlaI/MecI/CopY family transcriptional regulator: MNKLKHRPKPTEAELEILEILWEHGPATVRQVNDLVNQRRETGYTTTLKIIQIMYAKEMLSRREEGRTHIYTPLAEEQETRQHLLEKFMETSFRGSAASLVMQALGNGKTTKDELKQIRQLLDQLEGGKK; encoded by the coding sequence ATGAACAAGCTGAAACACAGGCCAAAGCCAACCGAAGCAGAGCTGGAAATACTGGAAATATTATGGGAGCATGGCCCGGCTACCGTGCGCCAGGTGAATGACCTGGTGAACCAGCGAAGGGAAACGGGATATACCACTACCCTTAAGATCATCCAGATCATGTATGCGAAAGAAATGCTGAGCAGGAGGGAAGAGGGGCGAACACATATTTATACGCCGCTTGCGGAAGAACAAGAGACCCGGCAGCACCTGCTGGAAAAATTTATGGAGACTTCTTTCCGGGGTTCGGCTGCCAGCCTGGTTATGCAAGCCCTTGGAAACGGAAAAACAACTAAAGACGAGCTGAAGCAGATCCGTCAGCTGTTAGATCAACTGGAAGGAGGAAAAAAATGA
- a CDS encoding glutamate synthase subunit beta: MGKPTGFLEHTRMLPGKRDPEERIRDYRELYVYDQYGEDKVQEQASRCMDCGVPFCHSGCPLGNIIPEFNDAVYRGDWETAYEVLSSTNNFPEFTGRICPAPCEASCVLGINQPAVTIEEIEKNIIETAWARNLVKPRVPKERTGKKVAVVGSGPAGLAAAAQLNSAGHWVTVFERDDAVGGLLRYGIPDFKLEKWVVERRVKLMEEEGIQFRTNANVGVNIKVNNLLYEYDAIVLTGGSTIPRDLPVPGRDLKGVHFAMDFLRQQNKRVSGRPFQEEDILAGGKNVIVIGGGDTGSDCVGTSIRHGAKSVIQVELLTKPPEGSNPSTPWPNWPMILRTSTSHEEGCSREWCINTREFIGDAEGNLRALKIVQVEWKATEPGKPMRMVEIPGTEQELPCELALIAAGFVHPQHNGMLEELETELDERGNVKASNYQTSIEKVFAAGDMRRGQSLVVWAISEGREAAYQVDKYLQGASKLECRDVSQVYLDAVTQV, from the coding sequence ATGGGTAAACCAACCGGATTCCTGGAGCATACCAGAATGCTTCCGGGTAAAAGAGATCCTGAAGAACGTATTCGCGACTACAGGGAGCTGTACGTATATGATCAATACGGAGAAGACAAGGTACAGGAGCAGGCTTCGCGCTGCATGGATTGCGGAGTGCCCTTCTGCCATAGTGGCTGTCCGCTGGGAAATATTATTCCGGAGTTTAACGACGCTGTTTACCGGGGTGACTGGGAAACCGCCTACGAAGTGCTTTCTTCGACGAATAATTTCCCGGAGTTTACAGGCAGGATCTGTCCTGCTCCCTGCGAGGCTTCCTGCGTGCTGGGCATTAACCAGCCCGCCGTGACCATTGAAGAAATTGAAAAGAACATCATTGAAACTGCCTGGGCGCGCAACCTGGTGAAACCGCGGGTCCCGAAAGAACGCACCGGTAAAAAGGTCGCTGTTGTAGGTTCAGGCCCGGCAGGGCTGGCTGCCGCCGCGCAATTGAACAGCGCCGGCCACTGGGTCACGGTATTTGAACGGGACGACGCAGTTGGCGGTCTCCTCCGCTACGGGATCCCGGATTTCAAGCTGGAAAAATGGGTGGTGGAACGACGTGTGAAGCTGATGGAAGAAGAAGGAATTCAATTTCGCACCAACGCCAATGTAGGTGTGAATATAAAGGTGAACAATCTCCTGTACGAATACGACGCCATTGTCCTTACCGGGGGATCCACTATTCCGCGCGATCTTCCCGTACCGGGCAGAGATCTCAAAGGCGTTCATTTTGCGATGGACTTTCTGCGTCAGCAGAATAAGCGGGTAAGCGGCCGGCCTTTCCAGGAGGAAGATATTCTTGCCGGCGGCAAGAACGTGATCGTGATCGGAGGCGGCGATACCGGCTCTGACTGCGTGGGTACGTCTATCCGCCACGGAGCGAAATCTGTGATCCAGGTAGAACTGCTGACCAAGCCGCCCGAAGGAAGCAACCCGTCGACGCCCTGGCCCAACTGGCCCATGATCCTGCGGACATCCACTTCTCATGAAGAAGGCTGCTCCCGTGAATGGTGCATCAATACCAGGGAATTTATCGGCGATGCGGAAGGGAACCTGCGGGCACTGAAGATCGTACAGGTAGAATGGAAAGCTACTGAGCCGGGAAAACCCATGCGAATGGTAGAAATTCCGGGTACAGAACAAGAACTTCCCTGCGAGCTGGCCCTGATCGCCGCCGGTTTTGTTCATCCCCAGCACAATGGAATGCTTGAAGAGCTGGAAACCGAACTGGACGAACGCGGAAATGTGAAAGCCAGCAATTACCAGACTTCCATCGAAAAGGTGTTTGCTGCAGGCGATATGCGCCGCGGCCAATCCCTGGTAGTATGGGCTATTTCCGAAGGTCGTGAGGCTGCTTACCAGGTGGACAAATACCTGCAGGGAGCGTCCAAGCTGGAATGCCGCGACGTATCGCAGGTGTACCTGGATGCTGTCACACAAGTTTAA
- a CDS encoding M56 family metallopeptidase: MKTIESLLQSDMIQALGWTLVHAIWQVAGIALLLMLVLAMLRRHSPRLRYGAALAAIAAIAVLSVGTFLVCYEHFSGTSASARAAGAFPAAFTEEAGSPGYFESIAAFFYRNLFLFLAGWMAGVVMLSLRFAGSIWFLQRLKTHALPAPAQWTLRLARMAKENGIRRVVRLAESAMVNAPVMIGHLKPLILVPVGMLAAIPAEQVEAILAHELAHIRRSDFLINLLQSLAEIIYFFHPGIWWISGVVRRERELCCDDVATRQGCNPVTLAFALSEMGEWMQAEKNGKLLLAFSGKREQPLLERVKRLLGQEPARPSGLLPAGTLAAALIVFLLLSGSGRVFSSSTEEDAQVLSIETGQRQTDGADTLPVSGGNTVEVRRANDPRGDSEEVNAETGTTAASPSAYPSPSANASPVFVENNRELPFLASDTLPLPAAPAVPAMPPLPAIPPLPSMSAAPVPPTPPAPPVLDSASWAQFGASMGDFGAAIANWSMNFVMGGDSSKVPEFNFDEESLKEFERSMEEFGKRMEVWGEEYGEQMEAWAKANEPKMKEFELKMKNWEKENKPRLEEYERKMEEYHRNLQRNQEQAERNLQESRKRAAETQQRVRENQQRAKENQQRASENRQQQNEPEQN; encoded by the coding sequence ATGAAAACTATTGAATCATTGCTGCAATCGGACATGATCCAGGCATTAGGCTGGACGCTGGTCCATGCTATCTGGCAGGTTGCCGGAATTGCCCTTTTATTAATGCTGGTCCTGGCCATGTTGCGCAGGCATTCTCCAAGACTGCGTTACGGGGCAGCGCTGGCTGCGATAGCCGCCATCGCTGTTTTGTCTGTCGGTACCTTCCTGGTTTGTTATGAGCATTTCTCTGGAACCAGCGCTTCGGCCCGGGCCGCCGGTGCCTTCCCGGCTGCCTTTACGGAAGAAGCCGGCTCGCCGGGGTACTTTGAAAGCATTGCCGCTTTCTTTTACCGTAACCTCTTTCTTTTCCTGGCCGGCTGGATGGCAGGTGTGGTGATGCTGAGCCTGCGTTTTGCCGGAAGTATCTGGTTCCTGCAGCGACTGAAAACACACGCTCTTCCGGCGCCGGCGCAATGGACGCTGAGGCTCGCCCGCATGGCAAAAGAGAACGGGATACGCCGGGTTGTCAGGCTCGCAGAGTCAGCTATGGTAAACGCTCCCGTGATGATCGGGCACCTGAAACCCCTGATCCTTGTGCCGGTCGGCATGCTGGCCGCTATTCCTGCGGAACAGGTAGAAGCTATTCTGGCCCACGAACTGGCCCATATCCGCCGAAGCGACTTCCTGATAAATCTCCTTCAGTCACTGGCGGAGATCATTTACTTCTTTCACCCGGGCATCTGGTGGATCAGTGGCGTCGTTCGCCGGGAAAGAGAGTTATGCTGTGACGATGTAGCCACCCGGCAAGGATGCAATCCTGTTACGCTGGCTTTCGCTCTTTCTGAAATGGGAGAATGGATGCAGGCGGAAAAGAACGGGAAGCTGTTGCTGGCTTTTTCAGGAAAACGCGAGCAACCGCTCCTGGAAAGGGTTAAGCGCTTGCTTGGCCAGGAACCCGCCCGCCCTTCGGGCCTTCTTCCCGCCGGCACGCTGGCAGCTGCATTGATCGTCTTTTTACTGCTTTCCGGTTCAGGCCGCGTATTTTCTTCTTCCACAGAGGAAGATGCACAGGTTTTGTCCATTGAAACAGGTCAAAGGCAAACGGACGGAGCCGATACATTGCCTGTATCAGGAGGAAATACGGTAGAAGTCCGCCGCGCAAACGACCCGCGAGGGGATAGCGAGGAGGTGAATGCTGAAACCGGAACCACAGCGGCTTCCCCTTCAGCCTATCCCTCGCCTTCAGCCAATGCTTCCCCGGTTTTCGTGGAAAATAACCGGGAACTTCCGTTCCTTGCATCGGATACCCTGCCCTTACCGGCTGCCCCTGCCGTACCTGCTATGCCTCCCCTTCCGGCTATTCCTCCCTTACCGTCCATGTCCGCCGCTCCGGTTCCACCAACGCCGCCGGCTCCACCGGTTCTTGATTCGGCAAGCTGGGCGCAATTCGGCGCAAGCATGGGAGATTTCGGCGCAGCGATCGCCAACTGGTCCATGAATTTTGTGATGGGCGGCGACAGCAGCAAGGTCCCGGAGTTCAATTTTGACGAAGAGAGCTTGAAAGAATTCGAGCGTTCTATGGAAGAGTTTGGAAAGAGAATGGAAGTATGGGGCGAAGAATACGGAGAGCAGATGGAGGCCTGGGCCAAAGCCAACGAGCCGAAAATGAAGGAATTTGAGCTTAAGATGAAAAACTGGGAAAAGGAAAATAAACCCCGGCTGGAAGAATACGAGCGGAAAATGGAAGAATACCACCGAAACCTACAACGGAATCAGGAACAAGCAGAGCGGAACCTTCAAGAGAGCCGGAAGCGCGCGGCTGAAACCCAACAACGCGTGCGTGAAAACCAGCAGCGCGCTAAGGAAAATCAACAACGTGCGAGCGAGAACAGGCAACAGCAGAATGAGCCTGAACAAAACTGA
- the fucP gene encoding L-fucose:H+ symporter permease, producing the protein MAIPATPVNPAGSEMSNGMGKKYLIPFILVTSLFFLWGLANILNSALIAHFQPLFNISRSMALLVETAFYFGYFLVAIPAGLFMETKGYKRGIILGLLLYAAGALLFIPAAETLTFAFFLGALFIIASGLAFLETAANPYVTILGNPRTAVQRLNLSQSFNGVALIVGPVLASQLIFAGNEGELLTQASKQKAADAVIVPYIGIAVAVLFVAFLFSLTKMPEPANSGKLRFDRSIFQHKHLTRGIIAQFFYVGAQASIWGITIDYVTHLLPGISKEAASGTFLAAGTFLFVAGRFIGTFLMSYVKEQRLLWIFALFAFLFCLVGIYAGGYVAVYAVLGLNFFMSIMFPTIFALGVKDLGTNTKLGSSFIIMAIVGGAALPPIVGAVSDTAGIQACFWLPALCFLVVMYYGLSGYKIREVSA; encoded by the coding sequence ATGGCAATACCCGCTACTCCCGTTAACCCTGCCGGATCTGAAATGTCCAATGGCATGGGAAAGAAATACCTGATTCCCTTTATCCTGGTAACCAGTTTATTTTTTCTCTGGGGGCTGGCGAATATTTTGAATTCCGCCCTGATCGCCCATTTTCAGCCACTGTTCAATATTTCCAGGTCCATGGCCTTGCTGGTGGAGACCGCATTCTATTTTGGTTATTTCCTGGTCGCTATCCCCGCCGGCCTCTTTATGGAGACGAAGGGGTATAAAAGAGGCATTATCCTGGGCCTGCTGCTTTATGCCGCCGGGGCGCTGCTGTTTATTCCGGCTGCGGAAACGCTAACATTTGCTTTTTTTCTGGGCGCTTTGTTCATTATTGCCAGCGGGCTGGCTTTTCTTGAAACCGCTGCCAATCCTTACGTGACCATCCTCGGGAACCCCCGGACCGCCGTCCAGCGGCTCAATCTTTCGCAGTCTTTTAACGGCGTGGCGCTGATCGTCGGGCCTGTCCTCGCTTCCCAGCTGATCTTTGCGGGTAACGAAGGCGAGCTGCTTACCCAGGCCAGCAAACAGAAAGCTGCCGATGCCGTCATTGTGCCCTATATCGGTATCGCTGTGGCGGTACTTTTCGTGGCCTTCCTGTTCTCGCTTACAAAAATGCCGGAGCCGGCTAATAGCGGAAAGCTCAGATTTGACCGTTCTATTTTCCAGCACAAACACCTGACCAGGGGCATTATCGCCCAGTTTTTTTACGTAGGGGCCCAGGCCAGCATCTGGGGCATTACCATTGACTACGTGACTCACCTGCTTCCGGGGATTTCCAAGGAAGCCGCTTCGGGAACCTTCCTTGCCGCAGGGACCTTTCTCTTTGTTGCCGGGCGTTTTATTGGCACCTTTCTTATGAGCTATGTGAAGGAGCAGCGCTTACTTTGGATATTCGCGCTCTTCGCCTTCCTGTTTTGCCTCGTGGGAATTTACGCCGGCGGGTATGTGGCTGTGTATGCCGTTCTGGGCCTGAATTTCTTTATGTCCATCATGTTCCCTACCATTTTTGCCTTAGGTGTAAAAGACCTGGGAACGAATACCAAGCTTGGATCATCGTTCATTATAATGGCCATCGTCGGCGGGGCGGCGCTTCCGCCTATTGTCGGCGCAGTAAGCGACACAGCAGGCATTCAGGCTTGTTTCTGGCTTCCGGCGCTTTGCTTCCTGGTGGTCATGTATTATGGCCTTAGCGGGTATAAGATCAGGGAGGTGTCCGCATGA
- a CDS encoding MBL fold metallo-hydrolase, which yields MRSLGKLPAGNRLERIKASPNYRENAFRNQEVTSMLSEDASYLRMIRESMRKDSRRSPAESLPVVSSGFPAVSGKPVVTWFGHSSYLIQTESVNLLVDPVFSQRASFSSYLGPKAYAFSTDIPLKDLPRIDIVILTHDHYDHLDHRTIRQLRSTVKAFYTPLGVGSHLAFWGIEESRITELDWEESAELPGEMKLTATPARHFSGRGFIRNKTLWASYVLETADCRLYLGGDSGYGKHFAEIGRKYGPFDMVILENGQYNPQWPLIHMMPEETVRAAIDLKGEALLPVHWGRFSLSLHAWDDPVIRLVKEANEMNVKVATPKIGEPVVIGGNYPSAAWWSLEKGSTQGNP from the coding sequence TTGCGTTCATTAGGAAAATTGCCCGCCGGTAACCGGCTGGAGCGTATAAAGGCCTCGCCGAATTACCGGGAGAATGCCTTCCGGAACCAGGAAGTTACCTCCATGCTTAGCGAAGACGCTTCTTATTTGCGGATGATCCGGGAGTCGATGCGGAAAGATTCGCGGAGGTCGCCGGCCGAAAGCCTTCCTGTAGTGTCCAGCGGCTTCCCGGCGGTTAGCGGCAAACCTGTTGTCACCTGGTTCGGGCATTCCTCCTATCTAATTCAAACCGAAAGCGTAAACCTGCTGGTAGATCCGGTCTTTAGCCAGCGTGCCTCTTTTTCTTCTTACCTGGGGCCGAAGGCATACGCTTTTTCCACCGATATTCCCCTGAAGGATCTGCCGCGTATTGACATCGTTATCCTTACCCATGACCATTACGATCACCTTGATCACCGGACGATCCGGCAGCTTCGCTCAACGGTAAAGGCTTTTTATACTCCATTGGGGGTTGGGTCGCATTTAGCGTTTTGGGGAATTGAAGAAAGCCGGATCACGGAACTGGATTGGGAAGAGTCTGCAGAACTGCCGGGAGAAATGAAACTGACGGCCACTCCGGCAAGGCATTTTTCGGGAAGAGGCTTTATCCGGAATAAAACGTTGTGGGCGTCCTACGTATTGGAAACCGCTGACTGCCGCTTGTACCTGGGCGGAGATTCGGGATACGGGAAACATTTCGCGGAAATAGGCCGGAAATACGGCCCCTTTGACATGGTGATCCTGGAGAACGGGCAGTATAATCCTCAATGGCCGCTTATCCATATGATGCCGGAAGAAACCGTCCGGGCTGCCATTGACTTGAAAGGCGAGGCGCTGCTGCCCGTGCATTGGGGCCGGTTTTCTCTCTCGCTCCATGCCTGGGACGACCCTGTTATCCGCCTGGTGAAAGAGGCAAATGAAATGAACGTAAAAGTAGCTACTCCCAAAATCGGGGAACCGGTAGTGATTGGCGGCAATTACCCGTCGGCGGCGTGGTGGAGCCTGGAGAAAGGGTCCACGCAGGGAAATCCCTGA
- a CDS encoding amidohydrolase family protein, giving the protein MIIDSHQHFWHFDPVRDSWITDEMQAIRQDFLPEDLLPVYRENGIDACVAVQAAQSEEETRFLLRLAEEHDFIKGVVGWIDLLAPDVEERLAHFSQYKKLKGFRHIVQAEPEGFMLQEAFLHGIGKLEKFGYTYDIVIYPNQLDDAIALVKQFPDQKFVLDHIAKPYIRQGIIYPWDEKIRALARFDNIYCKVSGLVTEADHKSWKEADIKPYLDVVFDAFGSYRLLFGSDWPVCLLAADYARTKAVVTHYLQDRLFAQENEVWYQNAVDVYNLEL; this is encoded by the coding sequence ATGATTATTGATTCCCATCAGCACTTCTGGCATTTTGACCCGGTACGTGACAGCTGGATAACGGACGAAATGCAGGCTATCCGGCAGGATTTTCTGCCCGAAGACCTCCTGCCGGTTTACCGGGAGAACGGGATTGATGCTTGTGTGGCCGTGCAGGCCGCGCAGTCCGAAGAGGAGACGCGTTTTCTGCTCAGGCTGGCTGAGGAGCATGATTTTATAAAAGGGGTAGTAGGCTGGATCGATCTGCTCGCTCCGGATGTGGAAGAACGGCTCGCCCATTTTTCGCAGTATAAAAAATTAAAGGGCTTCCGCCATATCGTGCAGGCGGAGCCGGAAGGCTTTATGCTGCAGGAAGCTTTTCTTCATGGGATAGGAAAGCTGGAGAAGTTCGGCTATACCTATGATATCGTCATCTATCCCAATCAACTTGACGATGCCATTGCGCTTGTGAAGCAGTTCCCGGATCAGAAGTTTGTACTGGATCACATAGCGAAACCCTATATCAGGCAGGGGATCATTTATCCCTGGGATGAAAAAATCCGCGCCCTGGCTCGTTTTGACAATATTTACTGCAAGGTTTCGGGGCTGGTTACCGAGGCCGATCACAAGTCCTGGAAGGAAGCAGATATTAAGCCTTACCTGGACGTTGTGTTTGACGCCTTTGGTTCTTACCGGCTGCTGTTTGGTTCTGACTGGCCGGTTTGCCTGCTGGCTGCGGATTACGCCCGGACGAAGGCGGTGGTTACCCATTACCTGCAAGACCGTCTCTTTGCGCAGGAAAATGAAGTATGGTATCAGAATGCAGTAGATGTTTATAACCTGGAACTCTAA
- the rnk gene encoding nucleoside diphosphate kinase regulator: MEHSITVTDHDYKKLLQCLQDARYSSNVPTMAITKLGEELKKAVKVPSKKVTTNVVTMNSRVSIEDMETKREFELTIVYPANANIAEKRVSVLAPIGTALLGYTEGSIVEWEMPNGMKRLLIKKILYQPEAHGNVE, encoded by the coding sequence ATGGAACACTCCATCACAGTAACAGATCATGACTACAAAAAGCTCCTGCAGTGTCTTCAGGATGCAAGGTATTCTTCCAATGTGCCCACCATGGCCATTACCAAGCTCGGCGAAGAATTAAAAAAAGCGGTTAAGGTGCCGTCAAAGAAAGTAACTACCAACGTGGTTACCATGAACAGCCGCGTGTCCATTGAAGACATGGAAACCAAACGGGAATTTGAATTGACTATCGTTTACCCGGCGAACGCGAATATTGCGGAAAAAAGGGTATCGGTACTGGCCCCGATCGGGACGGCGCTGCTGGGTTATACTGAAGGCAGTATCGTTGAGTGGGAAATGCCGAACGGCATGAAAAGACTCCTTATAAAGAAAATTCTTTACCAACCGGAAGCCCACGGAAACGTGGAGTAA
- a CDS encoding L-rhamnose mutarotase has translation MSLRRYCLTLDLKDDPALIAEYKRQHRRLRPAIIKSIRDAGVEVMDIYLLGTRMFMIMEVNESFSFARKEEMDRNNPEVQEWEQFVWQFQQPLPQAKPGEKWMLMEKIFGLEEL, from the coding sequence ATGAGCCTGAGACGTTATTGCCTGACGCTTGATTTGAAAGATGATCCGGCCCTGATAGCGGAGTATAAGCGGCAGCACCGCCGGCTGCGGCCCGCCATCATCAAAAGCATCCGGGATGCAGGTGTGGAGGTAATGGATATTTACCTGCTTGGAACGCGGATGTTCATGATCATGGAAGTGAATGAAAGCTTTTCATTTGCCCGGAAGGAAGAAATGGACCGCAATAATCCGGAAGTACAGGAATGGGAGCAATTTGTCTGGCAGTTCCAGCAACCCCTTCCGCAGGCAAAACCCGGCGAGAAATGGATGCTGATGGAGAAGATTTTCGGGCTGGAAGAATTGTGA
- a CDS encoding fumarylacetoacetate hydrolase family protein, which yields MKLFRFGDAGEERPGLIDDEDRRYDVSAFGEDYTQEFLETDGIQRLDAWFRVNMPACPNVAADVRLGPCIANPSKIICVGLNYAKHAAESGMDVPKEPVLFFKATSSLCGPNDNLIIPKDSVKTDWEVELAVIIGKRTAYVEEAEAMDYVAGYALLNDYSEREFQIERGGQWVKGKSADTFAPLGPFLATKDEVEDPHQLNLWLKVNGEKLQDSNTSDLIYKIPFLVSYISRFMTLLPGDVISTGTPSGVGLGLNPPRYLRPGDVVELGIEKLGESRQEAVAYEAVRKTTTV from the coding sequence ATGAAATTATTTCGATTCGGTGACGCAGGAGAGGAACGCCCCGGTTTAATTGACGACGAAGACAGAAGGTACGACGTAAGCGCTTTTGGTGAAGATTATACACAGGAATTCCTCGAAACCGATGGGATCCAGCGTTTAGATGCCTGGTTCCGGGTAAATATGCCCGCCTGCCCGAATGTGGCAGCCGACGTCCGTTTAGGCCCCTGCATTGCAAATCCTTCCAAAATAATTTGCGTAGGCCTCAACTATGCAAAGCATGCGGCCGAAAGCGGCATGGATGTTCCGAAGGAGCCGGTTCTGTTCTTTAAGGCTACCTCTTCGCTTTGCGGGCCCAATGATAACCTGATAATCCCTAAGGACTCCGTTAAAACGGACTGGGAAGTGGAACTGGCCGTTATTATCGGAAAAAGAACTGCTTACGTAGAAGAGGCGGAGGCCATGGACTATGTGGCGGGCTACGCATTGCTTAACGATTATAGTGAGCGCGAATTCCAGATTGAACGCGGCGGACAATGGGTAAAGGGAAAAAGCGCCGACACCTTTGCTCCGCTGGGGCCTTTCCTGGCAACGAAAGATGAAGTAGAAGACCCCCATCAGCTCAATCTCTGGCTCAAAGTGAACGGTGAAAAGCTGCAGGACTCCAATACTTCCGATCTTATTTATAAAATCCCTTTTTTGGTGAGTTATATCAGCCGCTTTATGACGCTGCTTCCCGGCGACGTGATCTCCACCGGAACACCTTCAGGCGTAGGCCTGGGCCTGAACCCGCCGCGTTACCTCCGCCCGGGAGATGTAGTGGAGCTGGGCATTGAAAAACTGGGAGAATCCCGCCAGGAAGCGGTTGCTTATGAAGCAGTAAGGAAAACCACGACCGTGTAA